Proteins encoded within one genomic window of Castellaniella sp.:
- the thrC gene encoding threonine synthase, protein MKYRSTRGGMAPLPFCDILLEGLAPDGGLSLPQTLPQLSADTLESWRGLSYAELAAQVLGLFIDDIPPADLLRMTQAAYGPTVFPVIAPIKPLMPGLSLLGLSEGPTLAFKDMAMQFLGQVFEYVLARRGQTLNILGATSGDTGSAAEYALRGKQGVAVFMLSPHGRMSPFQRAQMYSLQDANIHNIAVHGVFDECQDIVKSLAGDLDFKSRNHLGAVNSINWARIAAQIVYYVWGWLRATQKPGQLVSFAVPSGNFGNILAGHLARRMGLPIHRLVLATNENNVLEEFFRTGIYRPRPASQTYATSSPSMDISRASNFERFLFDLVDQDAGRVRALMDELRETGQFDLSSLKDQFTDRYGFVSGASSHADRLATIRDIHDRTGVLIDPHTADGVRVAQAHLDPDVPMLVLETALPAKFAETIIEATGQTPAVPADLQDLQQRPQRVVVMDCDAKQVAAYLQQHAL, encoded by the coding sequence TTGAAATATCGCTCAACCCGGGGCGGCATGGCCCCTTTGCCCTTTTGCGATATCTTGCTGGAAGGCCTGGCCCCCGATGGCGGCCTGAGCTTACCGCAGACCTTGCCACAACTCAGCGCCGACACGCTGGAATCCTGGCGTGGGCTGTCCTATGCCGAACTGGCCGCCCAAGTCCTGGGCCTGTTCATTGATGACATTCCGCCTGCCGACCTGCTACGCATGACGCAGGCGGCCTATGGTCCGACGGTCTTTCCCGTGATTGCCCCGATCAAGCCCCTGATGCCGGGGCTGTCCTTGCTGGGCTTGTCGGAAGGCCCCACGCTGGCCTTCAAGGACATGGCCATGCAATTTCTGGGTCAGGTCTTTGAATACGTGCTGGCCCGGCGCGGCCAGACGCTGAACATCCTGGGGGCGACGTCCGGAGATACCGGGTCGGCGGCGGAATATGCCTTGCGCGGCAAACAAGGCGTGGCAGTATTCATGCTCTCGCCCCATGGCCGCATGAGCCCCTTCCAGCGGGCACAAATGTATTCTCTGCAAGACGCCAATATTCACAATATCGCCGTGCATGGCGTGTTTGATGAATGCCAGGATATCGTCAAATCCCTGGCTGGCGATCTGGATTTCAAGAGTCGCAACCACCTGGGGGCGGTCAACTCCATTAATTGGGCGCGCATTGCCGCCCAAATCGTCTATTACGTCTGGGGCTGGCTGCGGGCCACTCAAAAGCCTGGTCAGTTGGTGTCGTTTGCCGTGCCCTCGGGCAACTTCGGCAATATTCTGGCCGGTCACCTGGCTCGCCGGATGGGCCTGCCGATTCACCGTCTGGTGCTGGCGACCAACGAAAACAATGTGCTGGAAGAATTCTTCCGTACTGGGATCTACCGACCCCGTCCCGCCAGCCAGACTTATGCCACCTCCAGCCCTTCGATGGATATTTCCAGGGCATCCAACTTCGAGCGTTTCCTGTTCGATCTGGTGGACCAGGATGCGGGCCGGGTCCGCGCCCTGATGGATGAACTGCGCGAGACCGGGCAATTCGATCTGTCCAGCCTGAAAGACCAGTTCACCGACCGCTACGGCTTTGTGTCAGGAGCCAGTTCCCACGCCGATCGTCTGGCCACGATCCGCGACATCCATGATCGTACGGGGGTGCTGATCGATCCGCATACCGCCGATGGCGTGCGGGTGGCCCAGGCCCATCTGGACCCGGATGTGCCCATGCTGGTGCTGGAAACCGCCTTGCCGGCGAAATTCGCCGAGACCATCATCGAGGCTACCGGCCAGACGCCAGCAGTGCCTGCCGATCTGCAGGATCTGCAGCAACGCCCCCAGCGCGTGGTGGTGATGGATTGCGACGCCAAGCAGGTGGCAGCCTATCTGCAGCAGCACGCCTTATAG
- a CDS encoding Lrp/AsnC family transcriptional regulator, which produces MDSTDQQLIRLLRADARSSIATLAKRLGVARGTVTQRMRRLEDAGLIVGYTVRLRPDVQPQSIHAWMSIAVEGNDARTVIASLLGEPGVAALHDTNGRWDLLAELRAADLQELAQVLERVRLIRGISQSETSIHLQTYRAA; this is translated from the coding sequence ATGGATTCCACTGACCAGCAATTGATCCGCTTATTGCGGGCAGATGCGCGCAGCAGCATCGCCACCCTGGCCAAGCGCCTGGGGGTGGCACGCGGCACCGTGACTCAGCGCATGCGGCGGCTAGAGGACGCAGGGCTGATCGTAGGCTATACCGTGCGTCTGCGACCCGACGTGCAGCCACAGAGCATCCACGCCTGGATGAGCATTGCCGTCGAGGGGAACGATGCCCGCACCGTGATTGCCAGCCTGTTGGGCGAGCCAGGCGTGGCTGCCTTGCACGATACCAATGGCCGTTGGGACTTGCTGGCCGAACTGCGCGCCGCCGACCTGCAGGAGCTGGCCCAGGTGCTGGAGCGCGTCCGCCTGATTCGCGGCATCAGCCAGTCCGAAACCAGCATCCACCTGCAGACATACCGCGCCGCTTGA
- a CDS encoding ornithine cyclodeaminase, whose protein sequence is MRHSHLSNPKTLFLDTHDVARLLGVIGVPDALTQLVARLRADYLRWPQFEKAARVASYSSQGTIELMPISDGTQYTYKCVNGHPGNGLRGLPTVMAMGALLDCDTGMIRMISELTLTTAMRTAATSALAAQALARPDSRTMALIGNGAQSDFQALAFYTLLGIREIRLYDLDRSASQRLQHNLAASGLADLRVQICDSVRQAVQGADIVTTVTAFQGVAQVLSADLLEPGMHINAVGGDCPGKTELDPAILPHTTVFVEFPPQTRHEGEIQNQAADFPITELWRVLADQQPGRTDAAQITLFDSVGFALEDYSALQFLHAQATRHSIGRWVEVTPDQEDPRDLFGWLQAQNHPADALAG, encoded by the coding sequence ATGCGCCATTCCCACCTATCCAACCCCAAGACCCTGTTTTTGGACACGCATGATGTGGCCCGCTTGCTGGGCGTGATCGGTGTGCCGGATGCCTTGACACAACTGGTCGCCCGTCTGCGGGCCGATTACTTGCGCTGGCCGCAGTTCGAGAAGGCCGCCCGTGTCGCCAGCTATTCCTCGCAGGGCACCATCGAACTCATGCCGATCAGCGACGGCACGCAATACACCTATAAATGCGTCAATGGCCACCCAGGCAATGGTCTGCGTGGTCTGCCCACGGTCATGGCCATGGGGGCGTTGCTGGATTGCGACACCGGCATGATACGCATGATCAGTGAACTGACCCTGACGACGGCCATGCGCACGGCAGCGACATCGGCCCTGGCAGCGCAGGCATTGGCCCGACCCGACAGCCGCACCATGGCCTTGATCGGCAATGGCGCCCAAAGCGATTTTCAGGCACTTGCCTTTTATACCCTGCTGGGGATACGCGAGATTCGGCTGTACGATCTGGATCGTTCGGCATCACAGCGTTTACAGCATAATCTGGCCGCCAGCGGTCTGGCCGATCTGCGTGTGCAGATTTGTGATTCTGTGCGCCAGGCGGTGCAGGGGGCCGATATTGTCACGACGGTAACGGCTTTCCAGGGGGTGGCTCAGGTACTGAGCGCCGACTTGTTGGAACCCGGCATGCACATCAATGCCGTGGGCGGAGACTGCCCGGGCAAGACTGAGTTGGACCCGGCGATCCTGCCTCACACCACTGTCTTTGTCGAGTTCCCGCCGCAAACCCGACACGAGGGTGAAATCCAGAACCAGGCAGCCGATTTCCCCATTACCGAACTCTGGCGGGTGTTGGCTGACCAGCAGCCCGGACGCACGGATGCGGCTCAGATCACTTTGTTCGATTCCGTGGGTTTCGCACTAGAGGATTATTCCGCTTTGCAGTTTCTGCATGCTCAGGCGACCCGTCACAGTATCGGTCGCTGGGTAGAGGTCACCCCCGATCAGGAAGACCCGCGCGACTTGTTTGGCTGGCTGCAGGCCCAGAATCACCCCGCAGATGCCTTGGCGGGCTGA
- the hpnE gene encoding hydroxysqualene dehydroxylase HpnE, which produces MKIAVVGAGWAGLAAATRLHQQGHDVRLFEAAAAPGGRARTVHLPALDLPTDNGPHLLLGAYCDTFALMQSLGLKPEDRCLIQPLDLQSADQQLRLRFWPLPAPWHRLGAVFGSRGLSGWRGRRHLAKVLKAAHPTQIAPHLSLSNWLTQLDCPPALLQRLWAPLCLAATNTPIAQTDARLFAQVLRDSLAADASASQLVIPHGTLHELWPQTACEQLGNRLQRRRVQKIGMGQSGNWLVDDESYGRVILAVPPGEARRLLQPLPHATDYLAHWPQWQHAAIATLNLRLETPWHSGMALGLLWDEPAQHAWGQWFFDRSTSKSTEKTLVQVVIGRAESLADEAPEQILAGVLAQLQAQCQQPLPPLKRWALITEKRATFDVTPGLSRPGTLTPWPGLLLAGDWTDTGYPAVLEGAVRSGLHAAAMTQEPGSASQV; this is translated from the coding sequence ATGAAAATTGCCGTGGTCGGCGCCGGCTGGGCCGGGCTGGCCGCCGCCACCCGCCTGCACCAGCAGGGGCACGATGTCCGCTTATTCGAGGCCGCCGCCGCACCGGGCGGGCGCGCCAGAACCGTCCATCTGCCAGCGCTGGATCTGCCCACCGACAACGGCCCGCACCTGCTGTTGGGGGCCTACTGCGATACCTTCGCCCTGATGCAATCCCTGGGTCTGAAACCCGAGGACCGCTGCCTGATCCAACCCCTGGATCTGCAATCCGCCGACCAACAGCTGCGCCTGCGATTCTGGCCATTGCCAGCCCCCTGGCATCGGCTGGGCGCAGTGTTCGGCAGCCGGGGCCTGAGTGGCTGGCGCGGCAGACGGCACCTGGCCAAGGTATTGAAAGCCGCCCACCCGACACAGATCGCCCCCCACCTGAGCCTAAGCAACTGGTTGACCCAACTGGACTGTCCACCGGCATTGTTGCAGCGCCTGTGGGCCCCCCTGTGCCTGGCCGCGACGAACACCCCAATCGCGCAGACCGATGCCCGTCTGTTCGCCCAGGTGCTGCGCGACAGTCTGGCAGCCGACGCAAGCGCCAGCCAGCTGGTCATTCCACACGGCACCTTGCATGAACTATGGCCGCAAACTGCCTGCGAGCAACTCGGCAATCGCCTGCAACGGCGCCGCGTGCAGAAAATCGGCATGGGGCAGTCCGGCAACTGGTTGGTAGACGACGAGTCCTATGGGCGCGTGATTCTGGCAGTACCACCCGGCGAGGCCCGGCGACTGCTGCAACCCCTGCCGCACGCGACGGACTATCTGGCCCATTGGCCCCAATGGCAGCATGCTGCCATTGCCACCTTGAATCTGCGCCTGGAAACCCCCTGGCACAGCGGGATGGCCCTGGGCCTGCTCTGGGACGAGCCTGCGCAGCATGCCTGGGGACAATGGTTTTTTGATCGCAGTACCAGTAAGAGCACAGAAAAAACTCTGGTTCAGGTGGTGATTGGCCGGGCGGAGTCGCTGGCCGATGAGGCGCCGGAGCAAATCCTGGCGGGGGTGCTGGCACAGTTGCAGGCCCAATGCCAACAACCACTGCCGCCGCTGAAACGCTGGGCGCTGATTACCGAAAAAAGGGCCACGTTCGACGTGACCCCAGGCCTGTCGCGCCCCGGCACCCTGACACCCTGGCCCGGCCTGCTGCTGGCGGGCGACTGGACGGACACCGGCTACCCGGCGGTGTTGGAGGGGGCTGTGCGCAGCGGCCTGCACGCAGCCGCTATGACTCAGGAACCGGGTTCTGCCAGTCAAGTCTAG